The sequence ccgatgcagggattcgaaccaccgaccttcctatcagcaagcccaagaagctcagtggtttaaaccacacaCTACCCACATCCCTTATATTCTAGTACCAAAAGCCAGATCTTAAGCAGTAGTGCCAAGGCACTTCTCTGACAGGGAAGAAAAAATCCAGAGCCACAGTTTGAGATGCAAATTGGTTTACTTTATCTTTGACATGAAGTGTTTACTTTTGTTCAGTGGTCAAGAAGCTTGAAAGATAACAGATCACCATAAATTCTATGAGGCATAGGTAAGTCCTAGTCAACACCAGCTAAAGACGTCCTGGGCTAAAACTAGATGCTAACCAGCTGTTTGCTGTTAACGTCTAGATtagtgtttcccagacttgggtctccagctgttttcggactacgactcccatcatccccagctagcagggccagtggtcagggatgatgggaattgtagtcccaaaacagctggaggcccaagtttgggaaacactggtctagatgcaCCCTTTTCTAGATATTAATGCAAGCAGGAGAAGGGACCCTGAACCAGTCCTTAGTCAGGTAGCATCCATTCATTTGTGCCCTGTTGAGATTGGTTTGGTGCTTTGCTGGAAAACTACATTGAGCGGCCTCTATAGAGGTCAGCTTGGCACTGCCATAGGAGATGGGCCAAACTGTTTTGGAGGTACAGTTTTTGTCACCTACAAGCTGCTAAGAGAACTGTACTGCTTCACATTTAAGTTAGCAAGTTCTGAAACAAAGAGGCCTCAACAACATTGAGCACCGCTGAGCTCTGTGTAACTGGGAAAAACTGAAGCAACTTGGCCGCAGATTGCAGGTTAGGCTTGATCGTTCAAAGCACTGGATCCAGGCACTTCCATCCTTTGGACAGCTACCTCCGATTCCTTCACAGATGGAGGCACCTCTGCTGCTTGGGATTCGGCCAAAGGTTCAGGAGGAGAGACCTCTTCTGGGGAGAAGGGCCCCACAATCCAGTTCAGGGGAGTGGACTGCATCACGTACTCCAGGACCTCGTCCCCAGCCTGCCAGATTTTGCCCATTGTTTCCTGGCGCTGCATCAAAAGGCCACTAGGAAGCTCCTGGAATGACTTGGCACTGGAAAAAGCAGCCTGAAGCTCCTCCATGTAGCTGTAAGCTTGCTGCACCTTTTCTTGGAGGGCTGCAGGGAGACCCTGCATGTTGGCTAGGAAGCTCTGGCAGGCAGCCTGAATCTGCTGGGCAATGTTGCGGGACATGCCTAGAGCCTGGGATTCCATctgctggagagaaagagagatgtgttagtaataataatagtagtagttgttctgtattgaagttctcaccctgggccagcagggggatactgtagatagttcaggtccacatatgcaaataagggatcgagagtgacattcagtgattggatagttacagaaagttgttacaattacgttgttctggagctctatataagcaggctggctgaacccttcagttcagttctgttctggcctgtgaataaacaagagctgtttgaagaatcagtgtgtcatctgatatgttcacccacaacttaacagtagtagtaacaaaacaaagaagaagaagaagaagaagaagaagaagaagaagaagaagaagaagaagaagaagaagaagaagaagaagaagaatttataccccacccatctggctaggtttccccagccaccctgggcagctcccaacagaatattaaaaacacgataaaacatcaaacattaaaaacttccctaaacagggttgccttcagatgtcttcttaaagatagagagttgtttatttccttgacatttgatgggagggtgttccacagtgcaagcaccactactgagaaggccctctgcctggttccctgtaacctcccttctcgcagtgagggaaccgccagaaggccctcagcgctggacctcagtgtccgggatgaacaatgggggtggagacgctccttcaggtatactgggctgaggccatttagggctttaaaggtcagcaccaacactttgaattgtgctcggaaacgtactgggagccaatttaggtctttcaggaccagtgttatatggccatattctggattaattgtagttagGACAGGGATGGCAAACCTTCAGCAGATGCGTCAGGCAATGGGGTTTGGATATGGCACAGAGCAGAGCTTGGTCAAGCACTGCAATGGAAGTCTTCAGTTCTTGTCTTTTTCTGAACTTCTCTTACATTTGCCCATCCACACAAATCATAAAGTAAGCAGAAACTTTAACTTCCATTTAAAACTGGTGCTGAAAGTTTGATTATCCTCCGTTCAGACCATATTgtagttttgtgttttctttttgcagCTCTTGCCCTACCTGTGATTTAGGCACACTCTCCAAAACCCAAACAATATGAGACTATTGTTATTCATCCTGATCTCCCTTTAGCtaccacatagctgtcaaccaacCCTTacttggcgggacagtcccttatcccagcgctgtgtcccgctgctgtcccttattgatgatgtcccttaaatttcccaggtttcaaaggaagcagctcctctccctccctccctgccagccagggaggagggaggctccaactgtgttgcttgcctgcgttgctcacccaataaggagtctaagaatgactgggggtggagcttgcatgccttgtgccgatcaaatcggccgcgttgcctgggactcgcctttgctcagcgcttcccagcggagaggtgacggtggttttccttgctgcaacccctttgccgggttgctgcgctgtgggaaccaccgcttgaggcttcgtttggctgctggctgggctttctgcctttggcttggaggggctcagaagctgaacatacctgtgcctggaaaatcccttattttggctgctgatcccttattttagaggctgctggtcccttattttcaaatctgtaagttgacagctatgctaccaTGATTTACATTTACAGACCACCCAGGCTATGGTCTGCTGAGCTTTGTCACGAGAGCAAGCCATCCTGTGTCCTGATGGGCCCTTCTCTGGGAAATGCATCGAGGAAGCCAAGAACACAACATACCTCTGCTGGGTTCTCTCCAGTGgaatcgctctgtcccagctggtTCTTGCTCCACTCCAACCACTTCTGCCGCAGTTCCTCCTGCCCGCCTTGATCTTTCTGGTCTGTGTGTCTGGCAAATGCAATCTAGGGAGATAGCAGTGAGAACATTAAGAACGTTTAGAAAAGAGAGATACTTCCAAGCGAAACAGTAAAAAGCAGAAAGTCTCTCAAACGAAGCTCAGTGGGACTGAGTCTCCCAAGGACAATCACATCTCACATTTTGGGAGGTACTTTTGCCACCCAAATAAAATGAACCAGTCTGCTTGGGCAACAGAGCATGGCGTGCCTTGCTGATCAGGCAACCGACACCCAGGGTGGATTTACACAcatggtttttaacattaaggaacattagggaagggacgcgggtggcgctgtgggttaaactacagagcctagaacttgccgatcagaaggtcggtggttcgaatccctgcgacagggtgagctcccgttgctcggtccctgctcctgccaacctagcagttcaaaagcacgtcaaagtgcaagtagataaataggtaccactccggcgggaaggtaaacggcgtttccgtgcactgctctggttcgccagaagcggcttagtcatgctggccacatgactcggaagctgtacgccggctccctcgaccaataaagcgagatgagcaccgcaaccccagagttggccacgactggacctaatggtcaggggtccctttacctttacctagggaagGATTGTGGTAATGCAGGTGGACATCAGATGTACCGCATTTAATGTTCTTtatgcattattaaaatgtgatacCAGAGGGTGTTGCTGATCTACCAGCAGTGTTTTGACAGGGAAAAACAAGGTAAGAAAACCGCTTTAATTTACAAGTATGCCCTATGACGTTTTAGAATGATATATCTTATGTCGTTCTAATAatgttaaacaggtcagtgtagatccagcccctcTGGAAAGCTCAAGAGCAGGACCTGAAAGTTGCTGCCCTTCACCCATTATGTCCCACAACATTGGTGTTCAGGGGCACCACATCTGAACAGACAGACCCACCCCCTTCAGCTTCAATGGTCAGTTAGTGATTTAAGtatattcagggaagtttttaatgtgtgacattttaatgtatttttaatctttgttgggagctgcccagagtggctggggaagcccagccagatggacagggtacaaataataaattatcattattaaattattattattaaagttgcaGTGTCCTCTTTTAAGTTATCAAGGCTGGTGGACATCACATCTGGAATTGACAACCCTGAGCTAAAGGTATGTGTGTTGTGCAACTGAACCCAGcacatttttccaaaaaaaacaccccaacccCAGAAAGTCAGAGTTGCCTTTGTCAACCTggggctgttttggactacaactcccatcaaccagcGCAACCAGCAGCCTCTGTATGATGCAGCCATGCCAGGTGGCTCTGCTGGGAGATGCGGTCTGCAACAGCAGAGGTTAGAGAAGGTCGACCTAGAGCAAGCACTACCAGAGACTAGAAAAGTGCTTATACCAAGTCCATTGCTTgctggagctgggacagagtctCCTGCATCTTCTGCTTGGTTTGGCGCAGCTTGCCCAGGGTGTGCTGGTAGGCTCTCTGGCGCACCCTGTTGGAGAGGGAACCCAGGCGCACATAGTAACTCCGCTGCTGCCTTTGCTTCTCAACGGAAGAAGAGGTCTCTGGCTCCTCCACAGCAGCTGCAAGAGTAGCTGAAAGGAAGGCATTACACGCTTTAGAACTTAGCAAGCCCTGGAAATATGCAGAACACCCTAAATATTGTCGGTGCAAATATACATATGCATCCTGGACTTCCTGGataccaagatccaagtttggagcATGTACTTTTTGGtgggagaaccccagcagagatttaaagtcacaaaatatgcagcaaggtAAAGAAATCTAGCTTTAAAATATGTCCTTCAAAGCGAGTTCCAATATGCCcgttaaaagcttctttccaaagtttccctcttcccccagcatagggacagaccacacatttggcaagttaaaaatggtttacttacaaactctcgaAAGGTCAGATTCAGGTGCTTTAGAATAGTTGCACAGGCAGCAAAACTTAGTTTACTTACAAAGTGGTAAAAGTTCCTAGGTTGTTGGTATAGGAACTCTGGAgtggctggtgagagccatgtggtATGAGCAGGAGCAACtagctcaaacctcttcacatACTGAACTTTTCAGATAGACTGAGATTACAAGAATGAGCTTGAttacccatttcctcccaaggcaAGGCCTACTGACATTTGCTACCACGCCTCCCTCTGGCTTCCGAAGAGCTCTCTCACCCACGAATTAAGCAAAGCTGGAGAACAGCAGGAAAGTCACAGAATAATCCACACATTTTCTCAGTTCTGTTTTAATAGAATGTGGATTGCATGGATGGAGAATTTTAGTTTTCAGATTGTGGGGGACCTTGCAATAGGAATCGGCACTGCAGTGGACATTGTGTGGCTAATTCTACAactgtgcttaaaggtaaagggacccctgaccattaggtccagtcatgactgactctggggttgcggcgctcgtctcgctgcattggccgaggaagctggcgtacagcttccgggtcatgtggccggcatgactaagccacttctggcgaaccagagcagctcatggaaacgccgtttactttcccgccagagtggtacctatttatctacttgtactttgacgtgctttcgaactgctaggtgggcaggagcagggaccgagcaacgggagctcatcccatcacggggattcgaaccgcgaccttctgatcagcaagccctaggctctgtggtttaacccacagcgccacccgcgtcccttctacaACTGTGCTTAGAAGAGACTAAATAACACTGATGTACATGCATGAGCATGGCGCAGACCACCGGGCACTCGCACGCAGGTAGAGGCGGCTAACAAACAAGCAGCGACTGACCTAGCTCCTCATCAGACATTGGGAGGTAGTGGTCCACCATCTCCTCAGACTTCCCCATCACAGCCTCAACGGCACTGGAGGCCATCTGGCCTATGCTGGAGCCCATCACAGTGTTCATGCCACTGGTTAGCGCAGACGTGGTCATCTCAACACTCCCTCGGACAGCTTCTTTAACCAGGTCCAGCATGCCAGGGGCCACGTCCTTTGTTTCGGTAGTTGCTTGgcaaaccgctgctgctgcaaCTGTCTCCGTAGATGACGCCGTCTCCTTTTTATCTGGGCTCCcctagggagggagagaagcagtcAGCATTGGGGCAACCTAGCAAAACTTGTTCACGAAAGTAGCTCTTAAAACTTTCCATATTCGTCTGCCACCCACAGATAAGCCTTCAAAGATGGACCACGTTGCATGCGTCCTACATCAGAGCAGGAAGGTATTTGGGGAAAGTGTTACAGGATTCAGTTTTTTGGCAGAGAATACACAGGAGACtttgagtaaaaaggtaaagggacccctgaccgttaagtccagtcacgaacgactctggggttgcggtgctcatctcgctttattggccgagggagccggcatacagcttccagggcatgtggccagcatgactaagccacttctggcaaaccagagcagcgcaacgctgtttaccttcccgccagagcggtacctatttatctacttgcactttgatgtgctttcgaactgctaggttggcaggagcagggactgagtaacaggagctcacccagttgcggggatttgaaccgccgaccttctgattggcaagccctaggctctgtggtttagaccagagcgccacccacgtccctttcccaccatcataaaggtaaagggacccctgaccattaggtccagttgtggccgactttggggttgcggtgctcatctcgatttattggccaagggagccggcatacagcttccgggtcatgtggccagcatgactaagtcgcttctggcgaaccagagcagtgcacggaaacgccatttaccttcccgccagagcggtacctatttatctacttgcactttgaagtgctttcgaactgctaggttggcaggagcagggaccgagcaacgggagctcaccccgtcgtggggattcgaaccgccgaccttctgatcggcgactaccctaggctcagtggtttagaccacaatgccacccgtgtcctggtGCACATCTGTAAATAAACATCAGGCACCCAGAGCCCAGTAGAAACAGATGGATATCTACATCAGATTCCTAGAAGCAAGGTGAAGCCTAAAGCCTCTCCACTGAGTCCTGCTTAATTTACAGCTCTTGTCCTCCAGCTTGAGGTTGCTTAACAATAACTCCTGCtgactcagggatggggaacctaagGCACTGCCAGACACTGATAAATTCCAGCACACACCAGCCCCAGGCAATATGCCCAATGGACTGGGATTATGGGATCTGTAGCCCAGccaacctctggagagccacaggttcctaaGCTAGCTGAAGGTCATCACCTAGTGAGAGTCTTCCAGCCTCCAAAGACTATTCATGTTCTTTTGTTAACCTCCTAGCCATCAGGACCACCCCATTAGCCGATGGACAAATTCATAATAGGGACCAGGTGAAGTCTGGACAGTGGTTACCTGATCAACTGGTCCTTGAACTATCAATTCCTTTTCCTCCACTTTGTCCAGATCTCGGCTGTTCTGCACATCTGctgctgtgttttttaaaaaatagataataAATAGTTGTCGTTGGCACAATGCAATTTTAGACAATTTTAGACAGTTGCAACAACAATAGATGCTCTTATTACGTCTTATATCTTATGTACAGTTATTGTTTTAGATCTttgtgtgaactgctttgagcatGAGTTTCCCTGTGGAAAATGTGGTATAcggtatttttcgccctatagggcgcaccggcccatagggcgcacctaagtgggttttttggggggggggaataaagaaaatatatatatttccccccaggcTTGCTTCAGGATCCAGGCTGCTACCCACAAGCCTAGGGATCCCGGTGGGAACTCCCgcggctccccaggcttgcggatatctgcccgaagcccggggtgcgctccgctgcgctccctgggttttgggctgcaggctgctgtccgcaagccttgggagcccggcgggaacacACATTtcgccttcatttttggagggggaaaagtgcatcctatagggcgaaaaataaggTACATACTGACAATGGCATTTGTTTTGTGATGTTTTACTGACCATTTAATTTTGTTCTGCAACAGAAGGTAAAATTTCATGTGGTCATTAGATTTTTGCAAGCTAATTTCCACTCCTTTTCTCTCTGTGGAACTTACTACCACCACAATCAACTTATGGGAACACTGGAAAACACTCCACAAAGAGTAGGGATAGGTGAATATAttcattttgggttttttgcagATTCACTtttttttcccaatcttaagaTCAATTccatacatttccacatcagtttttttatcttatttttaaaaagttctcatAAAAAATCCATCAGCAAATTTCTCCTACTActtttgcctaacatacacatggttgcaaagcaatttctctatATTTTGGAATGTCGCtcgcactaatatatgcatttatatgcatgctTTACCACAAAATATACACTTTTGGACACACAGCTGCAAAATTTGGATACGCCGCAATTTTGAAAGACGGTTGTGTCTCAGTTcaggtattgtttcagaaaatgcaaaaaaatgtttagtttgcctttaaatgggaacagaattgaatttctctccccatcccaaaGAGCCGGCCATTTACTCACTCTGAGGCTTGCTGAAAAGAGGCTGCACCCTGCTGACTGTGGCCGAAGCAATTGTCCTCATCCCCGTCTCGGCCGCATCACAGAAAGATTTGAAGACTGGAATGTTCTCTTTGATTGAAGAGTATGTGGTGGAGACCATTTCGCAAGCAGCACTCAGGGAAACCGAGGCCACTCTGCTCACCAGGTTCTAGACACAAAGGAACGTGAAGCAGACAAGGCAACCGGTGTCAGCAACCCAAGGCCAGGGGGCAGTCAACAAAGACTCCATTTGAAACCAACCCCTCTCTTGATATGTGACTGACCAGCAGAATTGGGAGTACATGGGTTTAAGGGAACGAAACTCTGTAGATTAGGAATGAAGAAGCCTTGGTCCTAGATGTTGTTGCTAAGGCAGAATCTAGCCAGTTCTTGTCTGACTCATCTGTGTTAAGTATAATTGCTTTAACTCACATAGAAATGAAAgatgtatgtgtattaatgaagatttaaaatggaaaatggctaaCATTGTGGTTTCTATACTGTTGTTTTCAAAAGGACACTGAATTTCTCAATGGGTTAATATTTATTGATTGTCTTCTGTTACTCTAAAcctggcttcctcaaactcagccctccagatgttttgagactacaattcctatcatccttgaccactggtcctgctagctagggatcatgggagttgtaggccaaaaacatctggagggctgagtttgaggaagcctgctctaaactACTGTAACCTTAGATTAGGTGCAAAGGTGTTAAATTGCAAATCTGCCATCTTCAAAGGGTGGTGGCTGATATTGTTTCTCTGAACCCAACGGAGAACGGAAGATGTAAATGAATCTCTCGAGGAAAACAGCATGAGGGAATTGGATGCTGTTAAAGAGAGACCTTTGTttataggtctgtttggattacagtggtaccttggttcccgaacttaatccgttcaacttccaaaacagttcaaaaaccaaggtgtggcttccaattggctacaggaacttcctgcactcaagctgaagctgcatcggacatttggcttccgaaaaacgttcacaaactggaacacttacttccaggtttgtggtgttcaaGAGGCAAAACATACGAGTcccaaggcgttcaagaaccaaggtactactatattccatattttctaagatgctgagcttGCGCTGGAAAGCACAAGGTATTGTAGGGATATTTGGAGGGGTATCTTTAATGcttatgttctttttttaaagagttatGCTAGTAAAGATTGGATAATATTTTTATGGGCCTGGACAATGACtccttccaaaaggagtcagtttttatttttccagccgcttcaaactgcacaatattaagATATGCAACAACTTGTGcagtgttgctgttgctgttgctactCCACTCAGCAGACTGAAGGCAAAAGCCTTCCTAAGGCAGAGGGAGGAGTgtcctatgtacagtggtgcctcgcaagacgaaattaatccgttccgcgagtctcttcgtcttgcggttttttcgtcttgcgaagcacggctattagcggcttagcggctattaacggcttagcggcttagtggctcttaacagcttagcggctttaagaaaaaggaaacaaacttgcaagaactcacaagacgtttcgccttgcgaagcaagcccatagggaaattcgtcctgcggaacgactcaaaaaacggaaaactctttcgtcttgtgagtttttcgtcttgcgaggcattcgtcttgcggggcaccactgtactgcagaatGACATGTCTGCTTTGGAGCTCAACTCAGAGCATCAATGGTTTCTCCCATCAAATGACCATCACCAAGATCTACTCACCTGCTGGTCTTCATTGTTCTTGGAGTCAGAAGCAGCTGCTGCCAAGTCTTTGTTTTCCGATGCCATGGCATAAACTAGGTCGCTCTGGAAAGACAGGCAAGACCAACATTACCTATCATCTCTTAGACTGGGTGTGTCCATCccatatattcaaagcacatCATTTCCTCCAAATATTTCctgaaaaccagtgctttttttctttaaaaaaatgtttaggggtactctcattttgattcaagaaaatcaccattttatagttcaaatcggggaaaataaatacagtaaatgaacaaaagtgcaaagattcacaaaacgtgtaggggtacgcatacccctgcacacacaccccagaaaaaagcactgctgaaaactatggtttcttaagggtgctgggactcGTTGCTCTCTGAaaggtaaactacagctcccaaaatttaAACGCAGCTTTAAGTGTATTGTGCATAAGCTGTATTGGGTGGGAGACCCGAAGCAATTAAAAGATATACGCCATGCAAAATAATTTCCCATAAAGCATTACCTATAAAGCATGCAATaaatctaaaaaagaaagaagaactaCAATAGCTCCATTTGTTTTATTCCCAGACGAGTTAACTGCCCTTAACTCTTATTCTCCAAATCTTCTGTAGGAGAAAAGAATTGCTTGGGCTTTGCTGGACGAAGGACCCCACAACTGGCACGCTGCGACTGAGAAGGAAGTCttcatagctcagtcggtagagcaggagactctgaatctcagggcggtgggttcaagccccacgttgggcaaaagtgcaacgggttggactagatgaccctcgtggtctctcCAGCACTATGATTCCCTACGGTTGTAACTGAGAACccacaatttaaatttaaatctacctttgctgcttttaaatttttaaatttaaattcacCTTTGCTGCTTTTCATAGACAAGGCCTGTGTGGTGCCATTCAAGACAAAAGACACAAAGTTGGGTAGCCTTGCGGTCTTCCCAACCTAACAACTTTGTTACTTAGTCTGAGTGCGGGGTGTTTGGAACTTCTTACTGCAGGAGTTGGGGAGAGTTtgattttgaatgaatgaataaatctttatttgcaccagccatcggccatagcaataaaacaagaaTAGAAATAATAAGTCAACTATATAatatacattttagggttttgaatcaatagtcaaacagtggatcttattctgatcgtcccagctaaaaaccttgcaacctttgctgtcacctgctcatcttgatctgccaagaaaaaggacactgtggcagtggttgggcgaccgggaatggacaataaaagaggggtgataatctcattcctcatgTCTTTATAAAGTACGGATTCAGCACTGCCATCTCCAGAGGGACATAAACGTTTTTCGTTTGCAATCTGCTGGAATCGTCCCTTATATACAGCCGAGGGcgatacattcaatcttgcaagaGTAAAAGCACATCTAGGGtttgatattttttttccagttcaGGTTTATTGAATTTTTATCCCATCTTTAAATTAAAGGCAAGATGGCTTTAATTAAATACCTACTCAAAACATGAGAACAAACACAGTACTTGCAATGTGTttttccccctgcaaaaaaagttAGTAAAGCCTAGCTCAGAGATATTTTGACTTGCCTCCAACATCCCGGATGAGCctccaattcctgcattgcagagggttggactagatgacccttggggtcccttccgattctatgttttttttaaaaaaacgccaTATTGCATAAAGCAGAGGCAAACCTAGGATTTGCTGCAGTTCCTCTAAGTGTACACCTGGTGGCACTCAAAGCTTCCTGGCCATGGTAGCATGATGCTTTGCTTGTCACAGACCCTTTTAAAAGttagtacattggtaccttgggttacatatgctttaggttacagacactgctaaccccaaaatattacctcaggttaagaactttgcttcaggatgagaacagaaatcgtgcagcggcagcgggaggccccattagctaaagtggtgcctcaggttaagcacagtttcaggttaagaacggacctccggaacgaattaagtacttaacctgaggtaccactgtataagcagccATATGGGCCCATAAAAAGGAGAGCAGGCAGGAAGAGGGGAGAGGCTCCAAAACCCACAGCTGAGCAGTGCCTTTCTTTGGGGTCAACTAAAGCCTTGCAAAACGGGAAGCAAGCAAATTGGGTGGAGTATTGAGCTCCTAACAAAGTGTGACAAATGGCATTTCCTCTGCCCAGAGGTCTCAAGAAAGGTTGCCAGCTTTTCAGCTGACTCCTGTAGCTGTACTTTATatgagcagggccggatttaggtttattgaggccctaagctactgaaagcaatggggcccttgatatgtccagctgtcctttggcaacaacaaattgtcactgtttttttttttcttctgttgaatatataatttatggacctaataggcacctaaagccatttgcacatgcggaatgtaggcaccctatatatagaaatgagcaaacgagtgatattttagggagcaggctagcaggcgggacccatgacttacattataggagcctacacaacacaaaacactgttgctgtatgtaggttttattttatttgttgtttatctTATATTCTGGAAATGAACATCCAGATCATGGAAggagaatttaaaatttacagcatgtatgatgttaaaagaaaatgttatgaaaatgttttatagatggtatataacaccggtaaaattagcgaaaatgtataagacatgtaacaagtgttggaaatgtaaagataaagaaggttctttttatcatatgtggtgggaatgtaaaaggcttctgggaaatgatatacaatgaactgaagaagatactaaaatatac is a genomic window of Podarcis muralis chromosome 17, rPodMur119.hap1.1, whole genome shotgun sequence containing:
- the LOC114588018 gene encoding perilipin-3-like, whose protein sequence is MASENKDLAAAASDSKNNEDQQNLVSRVASVSLSAACEMVSTTYSSIKENIPVFKSFCDAAETGMRTIASATVSRVQPLFSKPQTADVQNSRDLDKVEEKELIVQGPVDQGSPDKKETASSTETVAAAAVCQATTETKDVAPGMLDLVKEAVRGSVEMTTSALTSGMNTVMGSSIGQMASSAVEAVMGKSEEMVDHYLPMSDEELATLAAAVEEPETSSSVEKQRQQRSYYVRLGSLSNRVRQRAYQHTLGKLRQTKQKMQETLSQLQQAMDLIAFARHTDQKDQGGQEELRQKWLEWSKNQLGQSDSTGENPAEQMESQALGMSRNIAQQIQAACQSFLANMQGLPAALQEKVQQAYSYMEELQAAFSSAKSFQELPSGLLMQRQETMGKIWQAGDEVLEYVMQSTPLNWIVGPFSPEEVSPPEPLAESQAAEVPPSVKESEVAVQRMEVPGSSALNDQA